The Akkermansia sp. N21116 genome includes a region encoding these proteins:
- a CDS encoding tetratricopeptide repeat protein: MKFSLLSKTIFASCSAAFAAPFLLAQEEIPAALPVEDENATLKVDEKADLLKLGDILYAQAQTPEMRRNPEEYKRSMLLAAERYSEFVRRFPDAQEAPLAMYRLANCLMEADRRADAYQTFASILQRYQGTIAAAAAYRLATEAYKGADWANAQRFYEAVIKNADRPELKVDAMYRLGRVYQELGKKAEAEAQFRAVSDDTQARPEFRQSSAMALAGLLSEEGKYTEAYDLYKNLLKMEGLDSKVRGTVLVQAATLASKLNKSNEAKAYYNTILRTPELAGQANSALVGILTGLYKAGKYKDITDMHEQGTHDFEDKAQEAKRKMLVGLAYFQQKDYDRARILFAGAEHVYPNTELAMEAGYRKLLCINELDQASLPPAAQSFLSAYASAFPTSVWPEMVRLMVAENLFDKNPGEAAKYYAAIHTEKLPVKMHADIFYKSAWALGMAGSRADAVKLCNQFIADNPKDPRIPTAIAFRGDMQMLLNNEAQALDDFEEVIKRWPRHEAAAASWQKAAQIYMRRQDMTKMIDHYEGLLKNFPKAMPAALAEARFMVGRGYFDKKDYDKAIPNLEEARTLNPEKYGEQVGVLLVLTYYQLQNATQLRASLEALSDKYPKSLLSIPEAIPAWLGLQAYSSKDYRIADKYLTIATRNDEFKDAKRVIWKNLAKARLALKRYDRALVAVDMYLAEETMPYRKADALLDKASILLGMTKYDEARKVAEDALTLGVEGPLMASLKIVLGDICYAEKKFDEAAKYYGTTAELFVSDKELKPQALYKAAAALEKAGRSQEAGQFRSTLDKEFPGWKPNENQELPGQAR; the protein is encoded by the coding sequence ATGAAGTTCTCCCTACTGTCCAAAACTATTTTTGCTTCCTGTTCCGCCGCGTTTGCCGCGCCTTTTCTCCTTGCTCAGGAAGAAATTCCTGCCGCGCTGCCCGTCGAAGATGAAAATGCTACCTTGAAGGTTGATGAAAAGGCGGATCTCCTCAAACTCGGCGACATCCTGTATGCCCAGGCCCAAACTCCGGAAATGCGGAGAAATCCCGAAGAATACAAACGGAGCATGTTGCTGGCGGCTGAGCGCTACTCGGAATTTGTCCGCCGTTTCCCCGACGCTCAAGAAGCTCCTCTTGCCATGTACCGTTTGGCCAATTGCCTGATGGAGGCGGACCGCCGTGCGGACGCGTACCAGACGTTCGCATCCATTCTGCAGCGGTATCAGGGTACGATTGCCGCTGCTGCGGCCTATCGTCTGGCAACGGAAGCCTACAAGGGGGCCGACTGGGCTAATGCCCAGCGTTTCTACGAAGCCGTGATCAAGAATGCCGATCGCCCGGAATTGAAGGTGGATGCCATGTACCGCCTGGGGCGCGTGTATCAGGAACTAGGTAAAAAAGCCGAGGCTGAAGCCCAATTCCGCGCGGTGAGCGACGATACCCAGGCCAGACCGGAATTTCGCCAGTCCTCAGCCATGGCTCTTGCCGGGCTTTTGAGCGAAGAGGGAAAATATACGGAGGCTTATGACCTCTACAAGAATCTTTTGAAGATGGAAGGCCTTGATTCCAAGGTTCGAGGTACTGTCCTTGTCCAGGCGGCGACTCTCGCTTCCAAATTGAACAAGAGCAACGAAGCCAAGGCGTATTACAACACGATCCTCCGGACCCCCGAATTGGCCGGACAGGCGAATTCCGCGTTAGTCGGGATCCTGACCGGCCTGTACAAGGCCGGCAAGTACAAGGATATTACCGACATGCACGAGCAGGGAACGCACGACTTCGAGGATAAAGCCCAGGAGGCGAAGCGCAAGATGCTGGTCGGTTTGGCCTATTTCCAGCAGAAGGACTATGACCGAGCCCGGATTCTTTTTGCCGGAGCGGAACACGTTTATCCGAATACGGAGCTGGCGATGGAGGCAGGATATCGAAAACTGCTCTGTATCAATGAACTTGATCAAGCTTCCCTTCCTCCTGCCGCCCAGTCGTTCCTTTCGGCCTATGCGTCCGCATTTCCTACGAGCGTGTGGCCGGAAATGGTGCGCCTGATGGTGGCGGAAAATCTATTCGACAAGAACCCGGGAGAAGCCGCCAAGTACTACGCAGCTATCCACACGGAAAAGCTTCCCGTCAAGATGCATGCCGACATCTTTTACAAGAGTGCCTGGGCGCTTGGGATGGCCGGTAGTCGTGCCGATGCCGTAAAACTTTGCAATCAGTTTATTGCGGATAATCCGAAGGACCCCCGTATTCCGACAGCGATTGCCTTTCGCGGTGACATGCAGATGTTGTTGAACAACGAGGCTCAGGCCTTGGATGACTTTGAAGAAGTGATCAAAAGATGGCCCCGGCATGAAGCTGCCGCCGCTTCCTGGCAGAAGGCTGCTCAGATTTACATGCGTCGCCAGGACATGACCAAGATGATCGACCATTATGAAGGGTTGCTCAAGAATTTTCCGAAAGCCATGCCGGCGGCTCTTGCCGAGGCTCGTTTTATGGTAGGACGAGGATATTTCGACAAGAAGGATTACGACAAGGCCATTCCCAATCTTGAGGAAGCCCGGACGCTGAATCCTGAAAAATACGGGGAGCAGGTTGGAGTCCTTCTTGTTCTGACGTATTATCAGCTTCAAAATGCAACCCAGCTTCGAGCTTCCCTGGAGGCTCTCAGCGACAAATATCCCAAATCCCTCCTTTCCATCCCGGAGGCTATTCCCGCCTGGCTGGGTTTGCAGGCATACAGTAGCAAGGACTACCGTATTGCCGACAAGTACCTGACGATTGCGACTCGCAACGACGAATTCAAGGATGCCAAGCGTGTGATCTGGAAAAACCTGGCTAAAGCACGTCTTGCCCTGAAACGCTATGACCGTGCCCTGGTTGCCGTCGACATGTATCTTGCCGAGGAGACCATGCCTTATCGTAAGGCGGATGCCTTGTTGGACAAGGCGTCCATCCTGCTGGGCATGACCAAGTACGATGAAGCCCGTAAAGTAGCGGAAGATGCTCTAACCCTTGGTGTGGAAGGCCCTCTGATGGCGTCCCTCAAAATTGTTTTGGGCGATATTTGTTACGCGGAAAAGAAGTTTGATGAAGCTGCCAAGTACTATGGGACGACGGCAGAGTTGTTCGTTTCCGACAAGGAGCTGAAGCCCCAGGCTCTCTACAAAGCCGCCGCCGCTTTGGAAAAAGCCGGTCGGTCTCAGGAAGCCGGTCAGTTCAGGAGTACGCTGGATAAGGAATTCCCGGGCTGGAAACCCAATGAAAACCAGGAATTGCCTGGTCAGGCCCGCTAG
- a CDS encoding biopolymer transporter ExbD yields the protein MKFRYTMPAPVGFQLAPMLDIVFLLLIFFVVTQTISLTEQDLKVKVPSAEHAEKKDSRAINEIILNVHKDGRVTINRQVYTLEQLYPKLVTIAKLAENQPVRIRGDAEAPYQHIVDVMDTCLKAGIWNMSFSTRKPGSYTGPEQSKSSGS from the coding sequence ATGAAATTCCGCTACACCATGCCGGCTCCTGTCGGGTTCCAGCTGGCTCCCATGCTGGATATTGTATTCCTGCTGTTGATTTTCTTCGTGGTGACGCAGACGATTTCCCTGACGGAGCAGGATCTCAAGGTGAAAGTGCCTTCCGCCGAGCATGCGGAGAAGAAAGATTCCCGGGCAATCAATGAGATTATCCTCAATGTCCACAAAGATGGTCGTGTGACGATCAATCGCCAGGTCTACACGCTCGAACAACTTTATCCTAAACTGGTGACGATCGCCAAACTGGCGGAAAACCAGCCCGTACGCATTCGTGGCGATGCCGAAGCACCTTACCAGCATATTGTTGACGTGATGGATACCTGTCTGAAGGCCGGTATCTGGAATATGTCTTTCTCAACCAGAAAACCCGGATCCTACACGGGTCCCGAACAGTCCAAATCCTCAGGATCATGA
- a CDS encoding MotA/TolQ/ExbB proton channel family protein has translation MNFSLLAQTGTSLTDFVAGDKSYTIIELFNMGGFIMWPILILSIIAVLVVVLVVVTTSSRAVLPGGMVEKTESLIRKRDIRGLSVLCASRDSCFSRIMLATAEFIERNPDASIDEIREVASAEGGRQAGMLTRQISWLSDIGALAPMLGLLGTVVGMMRTFFEISNGNFEGVKQMEMAGGVAEALITTAGGLMLGIPALVAYVYFRSRVNKRIGDMEAAVTHDLTVISIQNQRRRLYNDTGRGIVEQDLPNMEVDAASLRDVRGL, from the coding sequence ATGAATTTTTCCCTGCTAGCTCAAACCGGGACCTCGCTCACCGATTTCGTTGCCGGTGACAAATCCTATACCATCATTGAACTTTTCAATATGGGCGGATTCATCATGTGGCCCATTCTCATTCTTTCAATTATTGCCGTTCTTGTCGTTGTTCTTGTCGTCGTGACAACGAGCTCTCGTGCTGTCCTGCCGGGCGGCATGGTGGAAAAGACGGAATCCCTCATCCGCAAGCGTGACATCAGGGGCTTGAGTGTCCTGTGTGCCTCGCGCGACTCCTGCTTTTCCAGAATTATGCTGGCTACGGCGGAATTCATAGAACGCAATCCCGATGCGTCCATTGACGAAATCCGTGAAGTAGCTTCTGCAGAGGGTGGTCGCCAGGCCGGGATGCTGACTCGTCAGATTTCCTGGCTTTCCGACATCGGCGCCCTGGCTCCGATGCTGGGGCTTCTCGGTACGGTTGTCGGGATGATGAGGACGTTTTTTGAGATTTCCAATGGCAACTTTGAAGGAGTCAAGCAAATGGAAATGGCCGGAGGTGTGGCTGAAGCTCTGATTACGACGGCCGGCGGTTTGATGCTGGGCATTCCAGCATTGGTTGCCTACGTGTATTTCCGTAGTCGTGTCAACAAGCGCATCGGTGATATGGAAGCTGCCGTGACGCACGATTTGACGGTTATTTCTATTCAGAATCAGCGTCGCAGATTGTACAATGATACGGGCCGTGGCATTGTGGAACAGGATCTCCCCAATATGGAAGTCGACGCGGCTTCTTTGAGAGATGTACGCGGTTTGTAA
- a CDS encoding excinuclease ABC subunit UvrC — translation MPESSPKDLWRKTPHSPGVYIMKDSMGGIIYVGKARDLKRRLANYFSPSSATLSNHKTRALIHAIASFDYYETRNEQEALLLESKLIKDYRPRYNIQMKDDKRYPLIRVPKGENFPRFQLTRLRRDDGARYFGPFAHANALSETIEWLNRKFGLRICKARNPGENEFRHCHADIIRNCSAPCIGRITKEDYAERFQTAASLLEGTGRKAILDELEQEMMEASDQLRFEDAATLRDIRDNLVKTLEPARRFMKGSPDLPGTVKPREDMEELGRLLGMDHPPEIMECFDISNVSSNHIVASMVRFTHGRPDNQAYRRYRIKSVEGQNDFASMSEVIRRRYSRILGESQAIHQCPDGMSLYAWLKQLGAEGKAPIKVPDLVVVDGGKGQLSNALRELERIGLQDMPVVGLAKQREEIFFPHQSEPLTISHDRGALKLMQRIRDESHRFANKYNELLLRKRMRESILDDCPGMTPHRKQMLLEHFGTVAKLKKADAEEIASIKGISKNWAASLLTWLRSN, via the coding sequence ATGCCGGAAAGTTCGCCAAAAGACCTGTGGAGGAAGACTCCGCATTCCCCAGGAGTGTACATCATGAAAGACTCCATGGGAGGAATTATCTACGTCGGCAAGGCCCGCGACCTCAAAAGGAGACTCGCCAACTACTTCTCCCCATCGTCGGCAACCCTTTCCAACCACAAGACCAGGGCACTCATCCATGCCATCGCTTCCTTCGATTACTACGAGACGCGCAACGAACAAGAAGCCCTCCTTCTGGAAAGCAAGTTGATCAAAGACTACCGTCCCCGCTACAACATCCAAATGAAGGATGACAAACGATATCCGCTGATCCGCGTTCCCAAAGGAGAAAATTTTCCCAGATTCCAGCTTACCCGTCTCCGTCGCGACGACGGAGCCCGCTATTTCGGCCCCTTCGCCCATGCAAACGCCTTGTCCGAAACCATCGAATGGCTTAACCGCAAATTCGGACTCCGCATCTGCAAGGCCCGCAACCCCGGCGAAAACGAATTCCGCCATTGCCACGCCGACATTATCCGCAACTGTTCCGCGCCATGCATCGGCCGCATCACCAAGGAAGACTATGCCGAACGATTCCAAACTGCCGCCAGCCTTCTCGAAGGTACCGGACGCAAGGCCATCCTTGACGAACTTGAGCAGGAAATGATGGAAGCCTCAGACCAGCTGCGCTTTGAAGATGCGGCCACTTTGCGCGACATCCGTGACAATCTCGTCAAAACACTGGAACCGGCCCGGAGATTCATGAAAGGTTCTCCCGACCTTCCCGGCACCGTCAAGCCCCGAGAAGACATGGAAGAACTCGGTCGCTTGCTCGGTATGGACCACCCTCCGGAAATTATGGAGTGCTTTGACATCTCCAACGTCTCGTCCAACCACATCGTCGCCTCCATGGTGAGATTCACCCATGGCCGCCCGGATAACCAGGCCTACCGCCGCTACCGGATCAAAAGCGTAGAAGGACAGAACGACTTTGCCTCCATGTCGGAAGTTATCCGCCGGCGTTATTCCCGTATTCTCGGAGAGAGCCAGGCTATCCATCAATGTCCCGATGGAATGTCCCTCTACGCGTGGCTCAAGCAACTTGGTGCGGAAGGCAAAGCTCCCATCAAAGTACCGGACCTCGTCGTCGTCGACGGAGGCAAAGGACAGTTGTCCAACGCTCTCCGGGAGCTGGAAAGAATCGGCCTTCAAGACATGCCCGTCGTCGGCCTAGCCAAACAGCGGGAAGAAATTTTCTTCCCCCACCAAAGCGAACCCCTCACCATCTCCCATGACCGGGGCGCACTGAAACTCATGCAGCGGATCCGCGACGAATCCCACCGCTTTGCCAACAAATACAACGAACTCCTCCTTCGCAAACGTATGCGTGAAAGTATCCTCGACGACTGTCCCGGAATGACACCTCACCGCAAACAAATGCTACTGGAACACTTCGGCACCGTTGCCAAACTCAAAAAAGCTGATGCCGAAGAGATCGCCTCCATCAAAGGTATCTCCAAAAACTGGGCGGCATCACTCCTCACCTGGCTCCGTAGCAATTAA
- a CDS encoding 23S rRNA (pseudouridine(1915)-N(3))-methyltransferase RlmH: MQYLIITAGKPALAYAKEGVRLYTERLRPFGRTELKIVKDGSSEDVSARLLAASEGCLRIAMDERGELWSTAQFVMHTQQWQLHSIKKVAFLIGASDGHTQALRSRCDHILALSKLTLQHELALVVLMEQLYRVYTILAGMPYHR; encoded by the coding sequence ATGCAATATCTTATCATTACAGCCGGTAAACCCGCCCTGGCCTACGCAAAGGAAGGAGTCCGCCTCTATACGGAACGTCTGCGCCCCTTCGGCAGAACGGAGCTGAAAATCGTTAAAGACGGCAGCTCGGAAGACGTCTCCGCCCGCCTGCTTGCAGCCAGCGAAGGATGCCTGCGCATCGCCATGGACGAGCGCGGAGAACTCTGGTCCACCGCCCAATTCGTCATGCACACACAACAGTGGCAGCTCCATTCGATCAAGAAAGTAGCCTTCCTCATCGGGGCATCCGACGGACATACCCAGGCACTTCGTTCCCGCTGCGATCACATTCTGGCCCTCAGTAAATTAACCCTTCAACACGAACTCGCCCTCGTCGTCCTCATGGAGCAACTCTACCGGGTTTACACCATCCTCGCCGGTATGCCCTATCACAGATAA
- the rpsI gene encoding 30S ribosomal protein S9: MSQTTPYNATGRRKTAIAHAWLTEGSGRIMINGRTFEEYLPTVQLQNSTLQPFQVTNTMNKFDVKVVTKGGGIHGQVGAIRLAISRSLVQVDETLRAQLREYGLLTRDSRMKERKKAGRPGARKRYQFSKR; encoded by the coding sequence ATGAGTCAGACTACCCCCTACAATGCTACGGGCCGCCGTAAAACCGCCATCGCTCATGCCTGGCTGACGGAAGGTTCCGGTCGTATTATGATCAATGGCCGTACATTTGAAGAATATCTTCCGACTGTACAGCTTCAGAATTCTACTCTTCAGCCTTTCCAGGTGACCAACACAATGAATAAGTTCGATGTGAAGGTTGTGACCAAAGGCGGCGGTATTCATGGTCAGGTTGGAGCGATCCGCCTCGCTATTTCCCGCTCTCTGGTGCAGGTTGATGAAACGTTGCGTGCCCAGCTCCGTGAATACGGTCTGTTGACCCGCGATTCCCGTATGAAGGAACGCAAGAAGGCTGGTCGTCCCGGCGCTCGTAAGCGTTATCAGTTCTCCAAGCGCTAA